GGAGTTTCGATACCCGCCAAAGTACGGGTCGCAAAACGATCTCCCACAAAGTCAGGAACTGTAAAATGACCAAACTTGCGTAAATATGGTGCAAGTAGCAGCGACAGCAGCACAAAGCCACCCGTCCAACCCATCAAATAAACACCACCTGAATAGCCCATGGTCGCAACTAAACCCGCCATGGAAATATAGGATGCGGCACTCATCCAGTCAGCCGCGGTAGCCATGCCATTGGCCGCTGCAGGCACACCGCGACCGGCTACGTAAAAGCTTTTGGTGTCGGCTACCCGAGCCCACCATGCGATCCCAAGATAGAGTGCAAAAGTCAGGCCAACGAAAAGATAGGTATAAATCTGAACGCTCACTTGGCACCACCCTTCCGGCTGAGTGCAGTGAGCTCTTCATGATGCACCCGGTCGAGACGGTTCATAGCCAAAGCATAGATCAGGATTATCAAAACAAAGATGATGATCGCCCCCTGGTGCGCGAACCAGAATCCCAATGGGTAACCCGTGCCAGGCAGATTATACTGGTTGAGCGTATCGGCAAAAATAATGCCACAACCGAGACCTGCAAAGGCCCAGACGAGTAGTAAAACGCCCATCAACAGCAGATTTTTACGCCAGTATGATTTCAACGATGCAGCCGCCTCGGGCTTCAGACGTTCGGAAGGGTAATTTTTATTAATCATGGGTAAAGGGGGGAGCATGCTGCCGGAAACCTCACAAGGTCAAGACATTATACGGTTTCCCAACGTGAAACCCAGAGCACTTTAACTGAATCAGGGGGAATCAATGATTGAATCGCTCTCAAGTCGAATTGACTTAGCGCGTGTCAACATAGTATCTATTTCAGGATCAATTAAAATGAATATTGATAACTATGCCGCTGCTCAGCATCCATCGGAGAATCTTTTTAATACGAAAAAGAATTTCTCTTTGGAAATCATCAGCTGCGGGTCACATCATCTAGGAGAAACCTGGAAGACCCCTATCCAGCAAGTTGCATTCTGGCGATACATCATCTCCTCCGAAAACGGTTGTGGATTTTACTCCGGTAGCAAAAAAATCGAAATACAGGCCGACCAAATCTACATGATACCGCCCTTCTCTGACATCATAACCTGGCAGGAAACGAACCCGCATTTTTTCTATATACACTTCAATGCTCCTAAATCCTTTGAGCGATCAAGGAATCAGTACCATATACTACCACTTGATACTGAAAGTAAAGAAAGAGTCGAACGATTGCGCCAATCAATACCATCGGGATTAACCAACAAGCCAAGCACATTGATCCAGGCAGTCCTTCTCTGTTCTACTGCACTGATTGAGATTTCACAGGACGATCTTGTCTCTGCCGAAGAGGACTCTGCCATTGATGATATTATGGATAAGATACGCAACCTCTACATAAAGGAATACCGCACAGAGGATATTGCAGCCCGTATCGGCATGTGCCCCGATGCTTTTATTCGCCGCTTCAAAGCATATGCCGGAATGACACCTTACCAGTATTTTCTTAGTGCACGTATATCGACAGCTGCATACCTCCTTGGAAATACTGATAAAACGATCGAAGAAATATCAGAATTTGTTGGTTTCAAAGACCGCTTCCAATTCTCACAATCTTTTAAAAATCGAACAGAATATACGCCTGGGAAATACCGCAGAATGGTCCGCATGCCTAATAAATAAGGCAAAACAGCGAAAACAGATCCATTCTCCAGGCGGCCGGTAAGTCGATTTTTCATATAAACGCATCGATTATGCCTATAGGATCTGACAGGCATGTATGATATACTGTATGCACTCATTGAAATCCACTGGCCGAAGGTCATCTATAATAATAGGACCTCTCCCAGCCCCAACAAATAACCACAGTAATCATGAATAAAAAGCTATCATCAAAAGCAATCGCTTTACTCAGCTTAAGTTTGAGCACAACCCTTTGGGGGCAATCATTTATCAGTGCAGATCTTGCTTCGACTTCGGACACAGTCGCGACCTTTGGCACCAATCTGGATCACACCACAGACCAGTCTGGTTTACCAGCCGGAGCACTCGCCGCAGCAACAGATGCAACTATTCTGAACATAAGCCATGATCTCGGCTTTGATGCTGGCATCCAATTTGTAGATGCACCGGAAGCAGGTGTTTCAACTGGCTCCACCTCAGGCACTTTCGATTACACTTTCAACTCAGCGGTAGACATAACCGATGTCTACGTTTGGAACTACAGCCAGTCTGGTTTTGGCAACAGAGGTCTAGGCGACTACAACATTTTCGTCGACACAGGTTCTGGCTTCGGCAGCTCAATTGCCACGGGCACGCTTAACGCAGCAAACTATGTCAATGGTTCTCACTTCGCTCAGGAGATTGACCTTGGTGGCACCCATTCCGGTGTTGTTGGATTAAGAATAAGCGCTCTTAACCTTGGCGGAGATTCCATCGGACTTGATGAAGTCGCATTCCGTGCAGTTATTCCTGAGCCTTCTTATTACACTCTATTTGCCGGATCACTGGTCCTTGCCATACTCGCCATTCGCAAACGGCGTTCATAAAAGAAGTATCGTTTTACTCTATCGGCTTAATGCCGTGGAGGTTCTGGAAGCATGTCTTACGATTCAACTCAATGAAGCCTTGCATGTAAGCCAGGCTGACCTTGCTCCGGTCGGTTGCCATGTAAAAGTTCGTCCGCAGGCCGTTGCGACGGATCGGACGGGCAACCACATAGTTGCGATCAAGGTAAGGCT
The Rubellicoccus peritrichatus DNA segment above includes these coding regions:
- a CDS encoding DUF4212 domain-containing protein, which encodes MINKNYPSERLKPEAAASLKSYWRKNLLLMGVLLLVWAFAGLGCGIIFADTLNQYNLPGTGYPLGFWFAHQGAIIIFVLIILIYALAMNRLDRVHHEELTALSRKGGAK
- a CDS encoding helix-turn-helix transcriptional regulator — its product is MNIDNYAAAQHPSENLFNTKKNFSLEIISCGSHHLGETWKTPIQQVAFWRYIISSENGCGFYSGSKKIEIQADQIYMIPPFSDIITWQETNPHFFYIHFNAPKSFERSRNQYHILPLDTESKERVERLRQSIPSGLTNKPSTLIQAVLLCSTALIEISQDDLVSAEEDSAIDDIMDKIRNLYIKEYRTEDIAARIGMCPDAFIRRFKAYAGMTPYQYFLSARISTAAYLLGNTDKTIEEISEFVGFKDRFQFSQSFKNRTEYTPGKYRRMVRMPNK